CGGCGGCCGAGGCTGCCCGTTTTTTCAATGATGAAATTGGTGCATCTTTAGACGTGGTGCCCATGACACAGTGGGAACCCCATACTTACTGGTGTCATCTCACCCGACCTTGGGTGCTCACATCACCCAATCTTCCTACACCCGATCCGGTTTATGTCTATCCGGGCACGGTGATGCTTGAGGGGACGAATTTGTCCGAGGGACGGGGGACTGGACTGCCGTTCCAATTGATTGGAGCCCCGTACATTTCAAGCAGCATCGGTTTTATCAATAGGGTTCATGATCTGATTGGTAACCCTCCGGGCGTTTATCTGCGCGAGGCCAGCTTCCAGCCCACCTCACAAAAATGGCAGGGCAAAGAATGCCAGGGCCTACAGATTCACGTGATCGATCCAAGCAAAGTACGCAGTTATGAGCTAACCTTAGCGATCATCAAGGCTGCTTGGGACGTGGGCGGTGGTGGCTTCGCTTGGCAAAAGCCCCCTTACGAGTACGATCATGTGACAACACCGATTAAACTCATTGTAGGATCGCATCAAGTCACTGAACACCTCAGCGCCGATCGGTTTGACCCCTCAGATTCGTTCTGGAGCCACGGTATCCCAAATTATATAAAGCGGGCTGAGAAACACCTACTATACCGCCGTACTTTACGCGTCGCTGATTAGTGAGCTACATCGAATGTCGGACCTGGCGTTGTCGTATCGACAACGTGATGAAACTTGTCTGAATGCGCGATGCTGATAAAGTCATGGTCGGTCTTAGCACTCATGGCCAGCCGCGGATCTAATGCTATGGCCTCAGCTAGAATTTGCAGCGACTCCTCAGCACGCCCCAGAAGAGCAAGAACACAGGCTTGGTTGTAGCGCGGCACCGCGTCACCAGGATCTAGTTCTGACGCCGTCGTGAAAACTTTTAGTGCCGCCAGATAGGACTTCTTGCGGTACAGCGCAAGCCCCATCCCCGTGTAGTAGTCGGAGCGGCTTGGGTCTAGCGTTATGGCATCAGTGTAGGCTTTAATGGCTGCATCGTGCTTACTCAATCTCTCAGATAAAGTCTCGCCTAGCATGGCGTAGAGTGGACCTGCGCCACCGGCATGCTCGCTTAGCTCCGCAAGAAGCGACGCCAGATTAGCGTGAGCGTTAGCGCTCTTGTAGGTTTTACCTATGAATTCTGTCAGCTGTTGTTGACGCTCAGTCTCCAAATCCATCGCGCCGATAAAGGAGCGGCGTGCTTTGTCCCAGCTCTTGGCACCAACAAAAGCTGCGCCAAGATGACTGACTACTGTCGATCGTAGGGACGGTGTGAGATCTGCCAAGGGATCGCTGAGCAACTGCTCCAGCTGAACTACAGCTTTCCTAGGCTGCTGAAGATCACGGTACAGTAGGATGGCGTTGTTAATTCTGGCCTCAATGTTTTTCGGATTGGTCTTCAGCATAGCCTCGTAGATGGCATGCGCTTGCTTCACGGCACCCTGTTCGGAATAAGTTATCGCTAAAGTGAGATCGAAAAGCTGTGAAGGATAATGCTTATTCCAGGATTTTAACTGCGCAATCAGTTCGTCCGGCTGTGCGTCAGCATGCAATACGGCAACTACATAAGGTACGACGATATCCGGCAACGCGTCTTGATAGGATAAAGCCTGGCCGAGTAGATCGAGTACTTTGGTTGTCGTGCCGCTGTCAGCACTCAGCCTCGCTCTCGTGAACGCAAAGCGCCAGTTAGGTTTGATACCTCGCGATTCCGCGTTTTTCAGTAGTTTCAGAGCGCCGTCAGTATTCCCCATCAGATCTAAAATATCGGCGAGCGCCGTATAACCAGCCGGATCCTGAGGCGCTAAATCCACCGCCTGCTGCGCGAGGTCGGCAGCCTGTCTCAACATGTAAATATCACTCGGATCGTTGCTAAAGATGCGGACAAAGATGTGGCTCAACATGTGATGCGCAGGAACTGACTTAGCATTGACCTGCATCAGGTGGGTAACTTCGCGCTCTAATCCTGGTATTTTTGATTCGTCAGCAGTCCAGACCCGGACCTCTAGATCTCTTATATCCACTATCTCTGCAGGTGCGGCCACAACCGGGGAACGAGCATAGCCCGCCAGAAGACCTAGCCCGAGAAGTAGCGATTTCCAGCTGCGACTGATTTGCACTGATCACCCCGTAGACCATGAAGCCCAATGGTTTCGTGACTTCAAACGGCGCCGTGTGCGCGCCCTTTGTATGCTTTTCGGCAAAAAAATTTAAAAATTTAAAAAATGTTTCCTCAGGCGGGGACAATAAACCAAACAATTGTCAATTATATCAGAGCAATGCAAAACCTTTATGAGTTTACCAATATCTGAAAACGCAAACCTGCCAACGATGAATTTTTTGCCGCGCTAATGCTG
The sequence above is drawn from the Deltaproteobacteria bacterium genome and encodes:
- a CDS encoding DUF1343 domain-containing protein encodes the protein MTLGGISSGLEVIASNPKLAASWGRCGLLSNQASVTTAFVPAWRVLSDLLQRRLVALFGPQHGFAGVVQDNMIETGHARHQPTGLPIYSLYSETRQPTADMMRDLDTLIIDLQIVGCRIYTWKSTIAACLRAAKRDGKHIVILDRPNPVGGELVEGRVLDDDAHSFVGEFPIPMRHGLTAAEAARFFNDEIGASLDVVPMTQWEPHTYWCHLTRPWVLTSPNLPTPDPVYVYPGTVMLEGTNLSEGRGTGLPFQLIGAPYISSSIGFINRVHDLIGNPPGVYLREASFQPTSQKWQGKECQGLQIHVIDPSKVRSYELTLAIIKAAWDVGGGGFAWQKPPYEYDHVTTPIKLIVGSHQVTEHLSADRFDPSDSFWSHGIPNYIKRAEKHLLYRRTLRVAD
- a CDS encoding tetratricopeptide repeat protein, coding for MQISRSWKSLLLGLGLLAGYARSPVVAAPAEIVDIRDLEVRVWTADESKIPGLEREVTHLMQVNAKSVPAHHMLSHIFVRIFSNDPSDIYMLRQAADLAQQAVDLAPQDPAGYTALADILDLMGNTDGALKLLKNAESRGIKPNWRFAFTRARLSADSGTTTKVLDLLGQALSYQDALPDIVVPYVVAVLHADAQPDELIAQLKSWNKHYPSQLFDLTLAITYSEQGAVKQAHAIYEAMLKTNPKNIEARINNAILLYRDLQQPRKAVVQLEQLLSDPLADLTPSLRSTVVSHLGAAFVGAKSWDKARRSFIGAMDLETERQQQLTEFIGKTYKSANAHANLASLLAELSEHAGGAGPLYAMLGETLSERLSKHDAAIKAYTDAITLDPSRSDYYTGMGLALYRKKSYLAALKVFTTASELDPGDAVPRYNQACVLALLGRAEESLQILAEAIALDPRLAMSAKTDHDFISIAHSDKFHHVVDTTTPGPTFDVAH